One Candidatus Krumholzibacteriia bacterium genomic window carries:
- the rpsL gene encoding 30S ribosomal protein S12 — protein sequence MPTINQLIRKGRSKRIQKSDAPALQGCPQRRGVCTRVYTSTPKKPNSALRKIARVRLTNGVEVTAYIPGEGHNLQEHSIVLVRGGRVKDLPGVRYHIVRGTADASGVDGRRKSRSKYGVKRPKS from the coding sequence TTGCCGACGATCAACCAGCTGATCCGCAAGGGTCGGAGCAAGCGAATCCAGAAGAGCGACGCACCCGCGCTGCAGGGGTGCCCGCAGCGACGTGGTGTGTGCACGCGTGTGTACACCTCCACTCCGAAGAAGCCGAACTCGGCGCTGCGCAAGATCGCGCGCGTCCGGCTGACCAACGGGGTCGAGGTCACCGCCTACATCCCGGGCGAGGGTCACAACCTCCAGGAGCACTCGATCGTGCTCGTTCGGGGGGGTCGTGTGAAGGACCTTCCCGGAGTCCGTTACCACATCGTGCGCGGGACCGCGGATGCCTCCGGTGTCGACGGCCGCCGCAAGAGCCGTTCGAAGTACGGGGTCAAGCGCCCGAAGAGCTAG
- the rpsG gene encoding 30S ribosomal protein S7 encodes MARRRRAEKRKLTPDVRYNDVVITQFINNMMSRGKRSLAEGLFYTALDRVKDRTGQEGVEVFRNALRNAQPALEVKSRRIGGATYQVPIEIKPQRRMQLAMRWLISFSRSRPDKSFADKLASELIAAGKNEGPTIKKREDTHRMAEANRAFAHCRW; translated from the coding sequence ATGGCGCGTCGCCGCAGGGCAGAGAAGCGGAAGCTGACGCCCGACGTCCGATACAACGACGTCGTGATCACGCAGTTCATCAACAACATGATGTCGCGTGGCAAGCGTTCGCTGGCCGAGGGTCTTTTCTACACCGCGCTGGATCGGGTGAAGGATCGGACCGGTCAGGAGGGCGTCGAGGTGTTCCGGAACGCGCTCAGGAATGCGCAGCCGGCCCTCGAGGTGAAGAGCCGCCGGATCGGTGGCGCCACCTACCAGGTGCCGATCGAGATCAAGCCGCAGCGCCGCATGCAGCTGGCGATGCGCTGGCTGATCAGCTTTTCCCGGTCGCGGCCCGACAAGTCCTTCGCCGACAAGCTCGCCAGCGAGTTGATCGCGGCGGGCAAGAACGAGGGTCCCACCATCAAGAAGCGTGAGGACACGCACCGGATGGCCGAGGCCAACCGTGCGTTCGCGCACTGCCGCTGGTAG